The following proteins come from a genomic window of Alicyclobacillus dauci:
- a CDS encoding MarR family winged helix-turn-helix transcriptional regulator, producing the protein MEGLRELFQGFARNFSMLDSTCCARCCGEDLSLIQSHILFEVRRQELPSMQEVAGALGVDVTTFSRQIKLLVEKGLVQTTPDPNDGRVKLLSLTPAGQQIERQIDDFMQRSIRRILDQLSPFEQSSVLSSLALLNKAVRDADIWSCR; encoded by the coding sequence ATGGAAGGATTACGCGAATTGTTTCAGGGCTTTGCTCGTAATTTCAGCATGCTCGACTCCACGTGTTGCGCACGTTGTTGTGGGGAGGACTTATCCCTGATTCAGAGTCACATTCTATTCGAAGTCAGGCGGCAGGAACTCCCGTCAATGCAAGAGGTAGCAGGGGCGCTTGGGGTAGATGTGACGACATTCAGCCGTCAAATTAAACTCCTTGTCGAAAAGGGACTTGTTCAAACCACGCCTGATCCAAACGATGGACGCGTGAAATTGTTATCGCTAACGCCAGCAGGGCAACAGATTGAGAGACAGATCGATGATTTTATGCAACGGTCGATTCGCAGGATATTAGACCAACTGTCTCCTTTCGAACAAAGTTCAGTGCTGTCATCGCTTGCGCTATTGAACAAAGCAGTACGCGATGCAGATATTTGGTCGTGTAGGTAG
- a CDS encoding arsinothricin resistance N-acetyltransferase ArsN1 family A, translated as MDIRFGRFEDLEAILTIYNQGIEDRIATLEVDQKDMDYMTNWFENHNGRYRVFVAETDGEVVGWASLHPYSHRCAYAGVGELSVYIRRDWRGKGVGQKLLTALEAFAKENDFHKLILGTFPFNQNGQGLYHKMGFYEVGTFKNQGKLDGKWVDVMWMEKLLS; from the coding sequence ATGGACATTCGATTCGGGCGATTCGAAGATTTAGAGGCGATTCTTACGATTTACAATCAAGGCATTGAAGATCGGATCGCCACCCTCGAAGTGGACCAAAAAGACATGGACTACATGACTAATTGGTTTGAAAACCACAACGGTCGTTATCGTGTATTTGTCGCCGAGACCGACGGAGAAGTCGTCGGCTGGGCATCACTCCATCCATATTCGCATCGCTGTGCCTATGCGGGTGTTGGAGAGCTATCCGTGTACATCCGTCGCGACTGGCGGGGAAAAGGCGTTGGGCAAAAGTTGCTTACGGCACTTGAAGCGTTTGCCAAGGAAAATGATTTTCACAAGCTGATCTTGGGCACCTTCCCGTTCAACCAAAATGGGCAGGGGCTCTATCACAAGATGGGGTTTTATGAGGTCGGAACCTTCAAGAATCAAGGAAAACTCGATGGCAAATGGGTCGACGTGATGTGGATGGAAAAGTTGTTGAGCTAA
- a CDS encoding NAD(P)-binding domain-containing protein, translating to MSACGCGTQTKLPVAVIGTGPVGLAAASHLLIRGESVLVFEAGESIGANIRRWQHVRMFSPWQYNVDKAAKQLLEQHHWVAPPNEELPTGRDLLEKYLLPLSELPEIQSTIHVSAKVIGVARNNLDKLKTAGRDRQPFTLFVEEQGGVNTYQVRAVIDASGNWTNPNPVLSMGVWTPMERALSEQIFYGIPNVLGEYRERYAGKSVLVVGSGHSAINALLDLAKLKEEFPETEIVWAVRKSYIAEAYGGEDRDGLPARGELGIRIRKLIESEQITALTPFHIHQVAQNNATITVRGTMNGQAVEVSGIDEVITATGARPDLSFLSEVRLSLDPALESATELAPLIDPNEHSCGTVRPNGEKELRQPEKDFYIVGVKSYGRAPTFLLATGYEQVRSVVAGLVGDFKAAEEVHLELPETGICKVGGPSAQSCCGCR from the coding sequence ATGAGTGCATGTGGATGTGGAACGCAAACGAAATTACCAGTGGCAGTCATCGGTACAGGTCCTGTTGGATTGGCTGCCGCTTCACATTTGTTGATTCGTGGAGAAAGCGTTCTGGTTTTTGAGGCTGGTGAAAGCATCGGCGCAAATATTCGTCGGTGGCAACATGTGCGGATGTTTTCGCCTTGGCAATACAATGTCGATAAAGCGGCGAAACAACTGCTAGAGCAACACCATTGGGTTGCACCGCCGAACGAAGAACTACCGACGGGGCGGGATTTGTTAGAGAAATACCTCCTGCCGTTAAGCGAACTACCCGAAATTCAATCAACGATTCACGTAAGCGCCAAAGTTATCGGTGTGGCTCGAAACAATCTGGACAAATTGAAGACCGCAGGACGCGACAGACAACCCTTTACTTTATTCGTTGAAGAGCAAGGCGGGGTCAACACATACCAAGTCCGTGCAGTTATTGACGCATCTGGCAACTGGACGAATCCGAACCCCGTATTGTCAATGGGTGTTTGGACGCCGATGGAGCGTGCCCTAAGCGAGCAGATTTTCTACGGGATTCCGAATGTATTAGGTGAATATCGCGAGCGGTACGCAGGTAAAAGTGTGTTGGTGGTTGGAAGTGGTCACTCTGCCATCAATGCGCTCCTTGACCTCGCGAAACTGAAAGAAGAATTTCCAGAAACGGAAATTGTCTGGGCGGTTCGAAAATCGTACATCGCTGAGGCGTACGGTGGTGAGGATCGCGATGGGTTACCCGCACGAGGGGAACTTGGCATCCGCATTCGCAAACTCATTGAATCCGAGCAAATTACTGCACTGACACCGTTTCACATTCACCAAGTAGCGCAGAATAATGCGACCATCACAGTTCGTGGCACGATGAACGGGCAAGCGGTTGAAGTCTCTGGAATCGATGAGGTCATTACCGCCACAGGCGCTCGACCCGACCTGTCGTTCTTGAGTGAAGTGCGTTTGTCGCTTGATCCCGCCCTGGAAAGTGCCACGGAACTGGCTCCATTGATTGACCCGAACGAACACAGTTGTGGCACTGTACGACCGAATGGAGAAAAGGAACTTCGTCAACCTGAAAAGGATTTCTACATTGTCGGTGTGAAGAGCTACGGACGCGCACCCACGTTCCTACTCGCCACTGGCTACGAGCAAGTTCGCTCGGTCGTTGCTGGACTCGTTGGCGATTTCAAGGCTGCGGAAGAAGTGCACCTAGAACTACCTGAGACAGGGATCTGTAAGGTTGGCGGACCGTCCGCACAATCTTGTTGCGGATGTAGGTGA
- a CDS encoding MFS transporter — protein MKSVYAIALITAVCLFGDSMLYVALPTHYHEVGVSSLLEVGVLLSVNRLVRLPLNPVIGYLYRTISPRQGILMAVVLAGVTTSLYGVAKGFWIWVIIRAIWGLAWSFFKIGAFLLILNFSDDTNRGSLMGKYNGLYRLGSLVGMLAGGFFADQFGIGTISLVFGITAFLAIPAVLRYIPTTHGTVHQRQSVSSFETKPWWLDSRVLWILASGLLGSMALDGLLTATLSHVIVIRYPAVVKWLGLTMGASTLAGTMQAVRWLVGPWISPWIGRLSDRRWRRTQLLAFTLGIATLLMGMIPVRTPFVIWLILIFILLLVSSLVSTLSDSVASDTASASSAVAVMTTYAMALDVGAAIGPTLGYGLEALLGTSSMYWGSTMVLACLTIKWAWTAWSNRKQSEIHALSM, from the coding sequence TTGAAATCCGTTTATGCGATTGCACTGATCACAGCGGTTTGTTTATTCGGCGACTCGATGCTGTACGTCGCCTTGCCAACGCATTATCACGAAGTCGGGGTTTCATCGCTACTCGAAGTAGGCGTGCTCCTGTCCGTGAATCGCTTGGTGCGTCTGCCCCTGAACCCTGTCATCGGGTATCTGTACCGAACCATTTCGCCGCGTCAGGGCATCCTCATGGCGGTTGTCCTGGCGGGAGTCACAACGTCGCTTTATGGTGTCGCCAAAGGCTTCTGGATATGGGTCATCATACGTGCGATTTGGGGACTCGCTTGGTCATTCTTTAAGATCGGAGCCTTTCTGCTTATCCTCAATTTCTCCGATGACACCAATCGCGGCAGCCTCATGGGGAAATACAATGGGTTGTACCGTCTTGGGAGCCTCGTTGGAATGCTTGCGGGTGGATTTTTTGCGGACCAATTTGGGATCGGCACCATCAGCCTGGTCTTCGGCATCACCGCATTTCTGGCGATTCCAGCAGTTCTTCGGTACATTCCCACAACCCACGGAACCGTTCACCAAAGGCAAAGTGTTTCGTCGTTTGAAACGAAGCCGTGGTGGCTCGATTCTCGCGTACTATGGATATTAGCGTCAGGGCTTTTGGGTTCCATGGCACTCGATGGGTTGCTGACGGCTACTCTGAGCCATGTGATTGTCATCCGTTATCCAGCCGTTGTGAAGTGGCTTGGGCTGACGATGGGTGCATCGACCTTAGCTGGAACCATGCAAGCGGTTCGCTGGTTAGTTGGACCGTGGATTTCCCCTTGGATCGGGCGATTGTCGGACCGAAGATGGCGAAGGACTCAGCTTTTGGCTTTTACGCTCGGCATAGCGACCCTCTTAATGGGGATGATTCCTGTTCGCACGCCGTTTGTCATATGGCTGATTCTCATCTTCATATTGCTCTTGGTTTCCTCGCTTGTGAGCACGTTAAGTGACTCTGTGGCGTCCGACACCGCTTCCGCATCGTCAGCAGTGGCGGTCATGACCACCTATGCGATGGCACTCGATGTGGGAGCTGCAATCGGACCCACACTCGGCTATGGATTAGAGGCGCTGCTTGGCACCTCCAGCATGTATTGGGGATCGACAATGGTCTTAGCGTGCCTGACCATCAAATGGGCATGGACTGCGTGGTCAAACAGGAAACAGAGTGAGATTCATGCGCTATCGATGTGA
- the sigZ gene encoding RNA polymerase sigma factor SigZ, which translates to MDTQHIWEEFSGKLQGFIFSRVNNQFDADDILQDVFRKIHDNIDSVEDDAKIQGWLFRIARNTIIDHYRSKAKNNSVPIDDKEDMFAAPEEEVANLNETVASWLNATIADLPDKYREAIVLTEIEGLTQKELAERLGISLSGAKSRVQRGREKLKEMILDCCHLEFDRLGNVIDYTRNESCCAKCKTQSSCKSSCEKGA; encoded by the coding sequence TTGGACACACAACACATTTGGGAAGAATTCAGCGGCAAACTTCAGGGGTTTATTTTTAGCCGCGTGAACAATCAATTCGACGCCGATGACATTCTGCAAGACGTTTTTCGGAAGATCCACGACAACATTGATTCGGTCGAGGACGATGCAAAAATCCAGGGCTGGCTGTTTCGCATTGCACGGAACACCATCATTGACCACTACCGCTCCAAAGCGAAGAACAATTCCGTACCGATTGACGACAAGGAAGACATGTTTGCCGCGCCTGAAGAGGAAGTGGCGAATCTGAATGAAACCGTAGCATCGTGGCTTAACGCCACGATCGCAGACTTACCTGACAAGTACCGTGAAGCGATTGTCTTGACCGAAATCGAAGGACTTACTCAAAAGGAACTGGCTGAACGACTCGGTATCTCGCTGTCAGGCGCAAAATCGCGCGTGCAGCGTGGTCGTGAAAAACTGAAGGAAATGATCCTCGACTGTTGTCACCTGGAGTTCGACCGACTCGGAAATGTCATTGATTACACCCGCAACGAATCATGCTGTGCGAAATGCAAAACGCAGTCGTCTTGTAAGTCCTCATGCGAAAAGGGAGCCTAA
- a CDS encoding ArsR/SmtB family transcription factor, with translation MKQLKLLNNQRPTNNFNSYVGKFKALADEKRLQIMYELCQRGKTNVLDLQEVLGLPQSSLSYHLKILADAGLIQRETQGTWSYYELNSSEVNALLSEELCCIFRPSR, from the coding sequence ATGAAGCAACTCAAGCTGCTCAACAATCAACGACCGACGAACAACTTCAATTCCTATGTCGGGAAATTCAAGGCACTTGCTGATGAAAAGCGATTGCAGATCATGTACGAACTGTGCCAGCGCGGGAAGACCAATGTATTGGACTTGCAAGAAGTGCTTGGGCTGCCTCAATCGAGTCTGTCCTACCACCTGAAAATCTTGGCGGATGCTGGGCTAATTCAACGCGAGACACAGGGGACATGGAGCTACTACGAACTCAATTCGTCGGAAGTGAACGCTCTGCTTTCCGAAGAACTTTGCTGCATCTTTCGTCCAAGCCGATGA
- a CDS encoding NAD(P)/FAD-dependent oxidoreductase codes for MLDLVIIGSGPYGISLAAHAVANGLSYKLLGYPMDFWKNTMPQDMFIRTPYEFIQFSDPNDAFTITRFSDETGAELVNPLPRPTFVQYAMWFAEKAGIEFTSELVVSLERKHDGYRIVTDAGQILCAKNVVVATGVEHYKYVPELYRGLPSDLISHTSGYTHFDQFAGQKVAVIGSGQSAWEAAGLLHLAGTDVQLIYRRESANYAGGPAEEIALRDLGDVFYDLPMEEKQEGWGQSPGSVAHFLRPYVEGKVPEYGGLTVVDVQVTPDRLVELTLSSGETRTFHHLISASGFRINIEKVPFFGESLLREIDREDAFEQFPKLSETFESSVPGLYIAGPLSSHSHGPTFRFILGLKKTASTIIPAIASDKVGVR; via the coding sequence ATGTTGGACCTTGTGATTATTGGTTCAGGACCTTATGGAATTTCACTCGCTGCCCATGCGGTTGCAAACGGATTGTCTTACAAACTTCTTGGTTACCCGATGGATTTTTGGAAGAATACCATGCCTCAAGACATGTTTATTCGAACGCCGTACGAATTCATCCAGTTCTCCGATCCGAACGATGCATTCACGATTACTCGGTTCAGCGACGAGACAGGAGCTGAACTCGTGAACCCACTGCCACGACCGACATTCGTTCAGTACGCGATGTGGTTTGCCGAAAAAGCTGGCATTGAATTCACATCCGAATTGGTCGTCTCCCTTGAGAGAAAACATGACGGATATCGCATCGTGACGGACGCAGGGCAAATCCTGTGCGCAAAGAACGTCGTTGTTGCCACAGGAGTCGAACATTACAAATATGTGCCTGAGCTTTATCGTGGCTTGCCTTCGGACTTGATTTCTCATACCTCTGGATACACGCATTTTGACCAGTTCGCAGGACAAAAGGTGGCGGTGATTGGCAGCGGGCAAAGCGCTTGGGAGGCGGCTGGGCTTCTTCACTTAGCAGGTACCGATGTGCAACTGATTTACCGTCGTGAATCGGCGAACTATGCAGGGGGACCTGCCGAGGAAATTGCACTGCGCGATCTTGGAGATGTCTTCTATGACCTCCCAATGGAAGAAAAGCAAGAAGGGTGGGGGCAATCCCCTGGCAGCGTGGCACACTTCTTACGCCCCTATGTGGAAGGAAAAGTGCCCGAGTACGGCGGGTTGACTGTAGTTGATGTGCAAGTCACTCCTGACCGTCTTGTGGAATTGACCCTGTCGAGCGGAGAAACGCGCACGTTTCACCATTTGATTTCCGCATCAGGCTTCCGAATCAACATAGAAAAGGTGCCATTCTTCGGCGAATCGCTTCTACGCGAAATCGATCGCGAGGACGCGTTCGAGCAATTCCCGAAGTTAAGTGAAACATTCGAATCAAGTGTCCCAGGTCTCTATATTGCGGGTCCTTTGTCTTCGCACAGCCATGGTCCTACATTCCGCTTCATTTTGGGACTGAAGAAAACGGCATCGACGATTATTCCTGCAATTGCGAGCGATAAGGTGGGTGTCCGATGA
- a CDS encoding M28 family peptidase: MNRHELTEVQTRRIWKDLSHLTGEETQGRLSGTIGARKAASYLEQQLTSSGYETSFMPVDVPALRLTGRPTLLVGEHAFRHRMDFAELNAATSGGTVEGKLLVLRDGDDIDAAELVDKIVLISERPDGLDVRATAEAAANAGVKALLVEHGEPKWFHKSPNGGRNTRIPVLRVRQSVAEPLVRLNGEPAFVDLPLENRTLACQNVLGFLKGNPRATETLVLIAHYDHVGDDPGGMRFPGAIDNAAGVAILLGLARELATRKESLPFHVLVAFLTGEESGMVGARQLS; this comes from the coding sequence ATGAATCGTCACGAACTTACAGAGGTACAGACAAGGCGCATTTGGAAGGACCTGTCACACCTCACAGGAGAGGAAACACAGGGGCGTTTGTCAGGCACCATTGGTGCACGCAAAGCGGCAAGCTATCTTGAACAGCAATTGACATCATCAGGATACGAGACTTCGTTCATGCCTGTTGATGTACCTGCACTTCGACTGACAGGGCGTCCGACACTCCTCGTTGGCGAGCATGCATTCAGACACAGAATGGACTTTGCTGAATTAAACGCTGCCACATCTGGCGGAACAGTCGAAGGCAAACTCCTTGTTTTACGCGACGGAGATGACATTGACGCTGCCGAACTCGTCGACAAGATCGTACTCATTTCTGAGCGACCTGATGGACTCGACGTGCGTGCAACCGCTGAAGCGGCTGCCAATGCGGGGGTCAAAGCCCTTCTCGTTGAACACGGTGAGCCAAAGTGGTTTCATAAATCACCAAACGGCGGAAGGAACACAAGAATTCCCGTGTTGAGGGTCAGACAATCCGTGGCGGAGCCATTGGTGCGTTTGAATGGCGAACCCGCCTTTGTCGATTTGCCACTCGAAAATCGGACATTAGCGTGCCAAAACGTACTGGGTTTTCTAAAAGGAAATCCGAGAGCGACTGAGACACTTGTTTTGATCGCTCATTACGACCATGTTGGAGACGATCCAGGTGGAATGCGGTTTCCTGGTGCGATTGACAATGCGGCAGGGGTCGCCATTCTGCTTGGACTGGCAAGGGAATTGGCTACGCGAAAGGAATCGCTGCCGTTTCATGTCCTTGTGGCGTTTTTGACGGGGGAAGAGTCAGGGATGGTTGGGGCGAGACAATTAAGTTAG